A genomic window from Hypomesus transpacificus isolate Combined female chromosome 15, fHypTra1, whole genome shotgun sequence includes:
- the b3glcta gene encoding beta 3-glucosyltransferase a: MVPGNHDVGHKVFFNLIFLSLFAVTIAVGSSREGSQSQDEVDVIYDSQLDLREIVFVIQSQRNSYHVRQAERRRADLLHQAESLSMAVPTVLLLHSLSDSEGDWSILPLLPHLSSTFKKNSSWILFLEEETNVRLTKLVQVLMKFDKSKEWFLGKPLYDEESTIIHHYAFAENPKVFKYPDFAASWALSTPLINRLAKKVREDPLKSDFTIDLKHEIALFIWEDGKGLRLTAVPELCTEPEDSPRAQHCATFLSRLPLCGEPAKKEDIFVAVKTCKRFHAERLPVVKKTWEKEASLLEYYSDHADPSIPTINLGIPNTERGHCGKTFAILERFVSDAVPETSWLLIVDDDTLISLPRLQALLSCYDAAEPVCLGERYGYGLSQGGYSYITGGGGMVFSREAVTRLMGSGCKCYSDDAPDDMVLGMCLNALALPITHSSLFHQARPDDYAKDFLAHQVPISFHKHWNVDPIAVFNTWLKDDIRSKTDGSNGSIKEEL, from the exons ATGGTACCAGGAAACCATGATGTCGGACACAAAGTGTTTTTCAATTTAATTTTTCTGTCACTCT TTGCTGTCACAATTGCAGTTGGCAGCTCCAGAGAAGGATCTCAG AGCCAAGATGAGGTGGACGTCATCTATGACAGTCAGCTGG ACCTGCGGGAGATAGTGTTTGTCATCCAGAGCCAGAGAAACTCCTACCATGTGAGACAGGCGGAGAGACGGAGAGCAGATCTGCTCCACCAGGCGGAGAGCCTCTCTATG GCCGTCCCTACTGTACTGCTTCTTCACAGTCTGTCAGACAGCGAGGGAGACTGGAGTATCCTACCTCTGCTTCCTCA CTTATCTTCTACCTTTAAAAAGAACTCCTCCTGGATTCTGTTCCTGGAGGAGGAAACCAATGTGAGGTTGACCAAACTTGTTCAAGTCCTCATGAAGTTTGACAAAAGTAAG GAGTGGTTCCTCGGTAAGCCTCTCTACGACGAGGAGTCCACTATCATACATCACTACGCCTTCGCTGAGAACCCCAAAGTGTTCAAATACCCTGACTTTGCTGCGTCCTGGGCCCTGAGCACACCCCTTATTAACAG GCTTGCaaaaaaagtgagagaggaCCCTCTCAAATCAGACTTCACCATCGACCTGAAGCACGAG ATTGCACTGTTCATCTGGGAGGATGGGAAAGGCCTCCGCCTGACCGCTGTGCCCGAGCTGTGCACTGAGCCGGAAGACTCTCCCAGAGCCCAGCACTGCGCCACCTTTCTCAGCCGGCTCCCCCTGTGT GGTGAGCCTGCGAAGAAGGAAGACATTTTTGTTGCCGTGAAAACATGCAAAAGGTTTCATGCTGAGAGAC TCCCAGTGGTGAAGAAGACCTGGGAAAAAGAGGCGTCTCTACTCGAGTACTACAGCGACCATGCTGATCCTTCTATACCCACCATCAACCTGGGCATACCCAACACTGAGAGAG GACATTGTGGGAAAACGTTTGCCATCCTGGAGAGATTTGTCAGTGATGCGGTGCCAGAGACCAGCTGGTTACTGATTGTGGATGATGACACACTCATCAG tctccccAGGCTGCAGGCCCTGCTGAGCTGCTACGACGCGGCTGAGCCCGTGTGCCTGGGGGAGAGGTACGGCTACGGCCTGAGCCAGGGAGGCTACAGCTACATCAccggtggaggagg CatggtgttcagcagggaggCGGTGACCAGGCTGATGGGGAGTGGCTGTAAGTGTTACAGTGACGACGCTCCCGATGACATGGTGCTGGGGATGTGCCTCAATGCCCTGGCGCTGCCCATCACGCACAGCTCTCTGTTCCACCAG gcaCGACCAGACGATTACGCCAAAGACTTTCTGGCCCACCAGGTCCCCATCTCCTTCCACAAACACTGGAATGTAGACCCCATAGCGGTCTTCAATACGTGGCTGAAGGATGACATCAGGTCAAAGACAGATGGATCAAATGGTAGCATTAAGGAGGAGTTATAA